In Mucilaginibacter celer, one DNA window encodes the following:
- a CDS encoding ArnT family glycosyltransferase, whose product MPYKNRKPTYVYFVLIFVFIKIVLNLFAISHFGFHRDEFLHLVLADHLDWGYKEVPPFIALLAKISITSFGNSVFAARIFPTIFGGLIVWLTGLIVIEFGGKKFGITVACLSIIFAPAFAASEYLFQPVVFDQFWWVLTVWLLVKYLNTTDVRYLYWLGVAVGLGVLTKYTMLFFAGSLIIGILISKQRKLLFNRHILGAAALTFLIVLPNLIWQLTHHMPVFTHMKALREQQLDYITPTDFIKQQLLVNGVALFVWLNGLVFLIFSFRLRNFQFLALAYGLIFLFLLMMDGKSYYLFGAYPMLFAAGGFGFERLLKTSGYALRIALILLFAVPNILLLPILLPILSMDQTLAFFRFADKNLPPARFMMTWEDGKKHATTQDYADMLGWDDMAALVDKAYRSLSPDAQKQTVVYADNYGEAGALHHYRKQYGYPEVISLNSSFTLWAPDSLKCKYMIYVDEDGGKNIREFVAGKMIESYTKIGEITNPLAREKGTAVFIVTPNQLLNERYAPELAKKRLE is encoded by the coding sequence ATGCCCTACAAAAACCGGAAGCCCACTTACGTTTATTTCGTACTGATTTTTGTATTTATTAAAATTGTTTTAAACCTGTTTGCCATATCGCATTTTGGCTTTCACCGCGATGAATTTTTGCACCTGGTACTGGCCGATCATTTAGATTGGGGGTATAAAGAGGTTCCCCCTTTTATAGCCTTGCTGGCTAAAATATCCATCACCAGCTTTGGCAACTCGGTTTTCGCGGCGCGGATATTCCCTACCATTTTTGGCGGATTGATAGTTTGGCTCACCGGACTTATTGTGATTGAATTTGGCGGCAAAAAATTCGGCATCACGGTAGCCTGCCTCAGCATCATATTCGCTCCCGCTTTCGCAGCAAGCGAGTACCTTTTTCAGCCAGTAGTGTTTGATCAGTTTTGGTGGGTGTTAACCGTATGGCTGCTCGTAAAATACCTTAATACAACTGATGTTCGTTATTTGTACTGGTTGGGGGTGGCCGTTGGTTTGGGGGTGCTTACCAAGTATACGATGCTGTTTTTTGCAGGATCGCTGATCATTGGCATCCTTATCAGTAAACAGCGTAAGCTTTTGTTTAACAGGCATATTTTAGGTGCGGCGGCGCTAACGTTTCTTATCGTTTTGCCTAATCTTATCTGGCAACTTACACACCACATGCCGGTATTTACCCACATGAAGGCGCTGCGCGAACAGCAGCTTGACTACATTACCCCCACCGATTTTATCAAGCAGCAGCTCCTGGTTAATGGCGTAGCCCTGTTTGTTTGGCTTAACGGACTGGTATTCCTCATCTTCTCGTTCAGGCTCCGTAACTTCCAGTTTTTGGCATTAGCTTACGGGCTAATCTTTTTGTTTTTATTGATGATGGACGGCAAAAGCTATTACCTGTTTGGCGCTTACCCAATGCTTTTCGCAGCGGGAGGTTTTGGTTTTGAACGATTGCTGAAAACCAGCGGTTATGCTTTGCGAATTGCTTTGATATTGTTGTTCGCGGTACCGAATATCCTGCTGCTCCCTATTTTGCTTCCTATTTTATCGATGGATCAAACGCTGGCCTTTTTCCGCTTTGCTGATAAAAATCTGCCACCCGCACGTTTTATGATGACCTGGGAAGACGGCAAAAAACACGCCACCACGCAGGATTATGCCGACATGCTGGGCTGGGACGACATGGCCGCCCTGGTTGATAAGGCCTATCGGAGCCTGAGCCCTGATGCTCAAAAGCAAACAGTAGTTTATGCCGATAACTATGGTGAAGCCGGCGCCTTGCACCACTATCGTAAACAATACGGATACCCCGAAGTGATCTCCCTAAACAGCAGCTTTACCCTTTGGGCACCCGATAGTTTGAAGTGTAAATACATGATCTATGTAGATGAAGACGGCGGCAAAAACATTAGAGAATTTGTGGCCGGCAAGATGATTGAAAGTTATACCAAAATTGGCGAGATAACTAACCCGCTGGCGCGTGAAAAAGGGACTGCCGTGTTTATTGTAACGCCTAATCAGCTATTAAATGAACGGTATGCGCCGGAGTTGGCGAAGAAGAGGTTAGAGTAA
- the murA gene encoding UDP-N-acetylglucosamine 1-carboxyvinyltransferase, producing MTNAFVINGGKPLKGEITPQGAKNEALQVISAVLLTEEKVTISNIPDIKDVNKLIELLGDMGVIVERVNEHTYTFEAKDINQDFFASETFKAKGGGLRGSIMIVGPLLARFGKASIPKPGGDKIGRRRLDTHFLGFEKLGAQFNYNPEDGFFNVDASNLQGTYILLDEASVTGTANVVMAAVLAKGTTTIYNAACEPYLQQLCKMLSRMGAKISGIGSNLLTIEGVEKLGGTEHRLLPDMIEIGSFIGLAAMTGSEITIKDVQYKELGMIPDVFRRLGIKLELRGDDIFIPAQDHYEIETFIDGSIMTIADAPWPGFTPDLLSIVLVVAIQAKGSVLIHQKMFESRLFFVDKLLDMGAQIILCDPHRATVIGLDNQVKLRGISMTSPDIRAGVSLLIAALSAQGQSTIYNIEQIERGYQHIDTRLKALGADITRI from the coding sequence ATGACTAACGCATTTGTAATAAACGGCGGCAAACCGCTAAAAGGTGAAATAACCCCACAGGGTGCAAAAAACGAAGCTTTACAGGTTATATCGGCCGTATTGCTTACCGAAGAGAAGGTAACCATCAGTAACATCCCCGATATTAAGGATGTTAACAAACTGATTGAGTTGCTTGGCGACATGGGTGTTATTGTTGAGCGCGTAAACGAGCATACCTACACCTTCGAGGCTAAAGATATTAACCAGGACTTTTTCGCGTCGGAAACTTTTAAAGCTAAAGGCGGCGGTTTACGTGGGTCTATCATGATTGTTGGGCCGCTGCTGGCCCGATTTGGCAAAGCATCCATCCCTAAGCCGGGTGGTGATAAAATTGGCCGTCGCCGTTTGGACACCCACTTTTTGGGTTTTGAAAAACTGGGCGCGCAGTTTAACTATAACCCTGAGGATGGTTTCTTTAATGTAGATGCCTCAAATTTACAGGGCACTTACATTTTGTTAGATGAAGCTTCAGTAACCGGTACTGCCAACGTAGTAATGGCCGCGGTGTTGGCTAAAGGCACAACCACCATTTACAATGCCGCCTGCGAGCCTTACCTGCAACAGCTTTGCAAAATGCTGAGCCGCATGGGTGCAAAGATCAGCGGGATAGGTTCAAACCTGCTTACTATTGAAGGCGTAGAAAAACTTGGCGGTACAGAGCACCGTTTGCTGCCTGATATGATTGAGATCGGCTCGTTCATTGGCTTGGCTGCCATGACCGGCTCTGAAATCACGATTAAAGATGTTCAGTACAAAGAACTGGGCATGATCCCGGATGTATTCAGGCGCTTAGGCATCAAATTGGAGCTTAGGGGTGACGATATCTTTATCCCAGCACAGGATCATTACGAAATAGAAACTTTTATCGATGGCTCGATCATGACCATTGCCGATGCCCCATGGCCGGGCTTTACACCCGATTTGCTGAGCATTGTACTGGTAGTTGCCATACAAGCCAAAGGGTCAGTATTGATCCACCAAAAAATGTTTGAGAGCCGTTTATTTTTTGTGGATAAACTGCTGGATATGGGTGCGCAGATCATCCTTTGCGATCCGCACCGTGCCACAGTTATCGGTTTGGATAACCAGGTTAAATTAAGAGGTATTTCCATGACCTCGCCGGATATCCGTGCAGGCGTTTCATTGCTCATCGCCGCCCTATCGGCACAAGGCCAATCAACCATTTACAACATTGAACAAATTGAACGCGGTTACCAGCATATTGATACCAGGCTTAAGGCGTTAGGCGCTGATATAACGAGGATATAA
- a CDS encoding DUF4290 domain-containing protein — translation MALDKSPANFDYNSTRNKLILSEYGRNVQNMVKYIVALPTKEERNRYAQVVIDLMGFLNPHLRDVADFKHKLWDHLHIISDYQIDVDSPYPKPSPEAVHIKPAPLNYPHQRIKYKHYGKTIELMIEKAKAIEEPERKRHMVQAIANFMKMAYVQWNKDSVSDESIIADLYALSGGTLKLEENVNLNRVDFRPNNFQQNNNNNRGRNNNQNNQSRGGGNGGKQNNQNRNNNQNRNRNNNGGKKY, via the coding sequence ATGGCATTAGATAAATCGCCTGCAAATTTTGATTATAACTCAACCAGGAATAAACTCATCCTGTCTGAATATGGCCGCAACGTACAAAACATGGTTAAATACATAGTTGCGCTGCCAACCAAAGAAGAACGTAACCGCTACGCACAGGTAGTGATTGACCTGATGGGTTTTTTAAACCCCCACCTGCGCGATGTGGCCGACTTTAAACACAAACTATGGGATCACCTGCACATCATTTCTGATTACCAGATAGATGTGGATTCGCCCTATCCTAAACCATCGCCCGAGGCTGTGCATATCAAACCTGCGCCTTTAAATTATCCGCATCAGCGTATTAAATACAAGCATTACGGCAAAACCATCGAGCTGATGATTGAAAAGGCCAAAGCCATTGAAGAGCCCGAACGCAAGCGTCACATGGTGCAGGCCATAGCCAATTTCATGAAAATGGCCTATGTACAGTGGAACAAGGATTCGGTAAGTGATGAAAGCATTATTGCCGATTTGTACGCCCTATCGGGCGGTACGCTGAAACTGGAAGAAAATGTTAACCTTAACCGTGTTGATTTCCGTCCGAATAACTTTCAGCAAAACAACAACAATAACCGCGGCCGTAACAACAACCAAAACAACCAAAGCCGCGGCGGTGGTAACGGTGGTAAGCAAAACAATCAAAACCGTAACAACAACCAAAACCGTAACCGTAATAATAACGGCGGTAAAAAATATTAA
- a CDS encoding mandelate racemase/muconate lactonizing enzyme family protein — MEPFTIATGTMDHAQNVFIRVHTDAGFYGVGECSAFPMIVGETQETCLLMAREFARLWKGKDALDLEARLNDLHSFTAGNTTIKSAFDIALFDIAAKNAGLPLYQFLGGEKRPVESDITIGIAGHHTMALKALDFQASGANILKVKLGKNAAEDVERIKQIREAVGPAMRIRVDANQGWTFNEAVFALQGIGQYDIEFCEQPIRTWYDDRLPELMQLSPVKIMGDESVYNHHDARKQINSGSCHYINIKMAKSGGIYEAKKIHDVAASKGIPCMMGGMLESRIALSAKLHFVYASPNIVFYDMDTCKLGHLIDPCVGGARYEGYNLDIDDAPGIGADADEGFLAGCERFTI; from the coding sequence ATGGAGCCTTTCACCATTGCCACCGGCACCATGGATCATGCCCAGAATGTTTTTATCCGTGTACATACCGATGCCGGTTTTTATGGCGTAGGCGAATGCTCTGCCTTCCCGATGATTGTTGGCGAAACACAGGAAACCTGCCTGTTAATGGCCCGCGAGTTTGCCCGATTGTGGAAGGGTAAAGACGCATTGGATCTGGAAGCCCGCTTAAATGATTTGCATAGCTTTACGGCCGGTAATACCACTATTAAAAGCGCTTTTGATATCGCTCTGTTTGATATAGCGGCCAAAAATGCCGGTTTACCCTTATATCAATTTTTAGGGGGAGAGAAACGCCCGGTCGAATCGGATATCACCATAGGCATAGCCGGGCATCATACCATGGCTCTAAAGGCTTTAGATTTCCAGGCCTCTGGTGCTAATATATTAAAGGTAAAGCTGGGAAAAAACGCCGCGGAAGATGTTGAACGCATTAAACAGATCCGCGAGGCTGTTGGTCCGGCTATGCGCATCCGTGTTGATGCCAACCAGGGCTGGACTTTTAACGAAGCCGTTTTTGCCCTGCAGGGGATAGGCCAATATGACATTGAATTTTGCGAGCAACCCATACGCACCTGGTATGACGATCGCCTGCCCGAGCTGATGCAGCTCTCGCCGGTAAAAATTATGGGCGATGAAAGCGTGTATAACCATCACGATGCCCGTAAGCAGATTAACAGCGGATCATGCCATTACATCAATATTAAAATGGCAAAATCGGGCGGGATTTATGAGGCTAAAAAGATTCATGATGTGGCTGCCTCTAAAGGCATTCCCTGTATGATGGGCGGGATGCTGGAGAGCCGTATTGCCTTAAGCGCCAAGCTGCATTTTGTATACGCCAGTCCTAATATTGTTTTTTACGATATGGATACCTGCAAATTAGGGCATTTGATTGATCCCTGCGTCGGCGGCGCTCGATACGAGGGCTATAACCTTGATATTGATGATGCTCCCGGTATAGGCGCTGATGCCGATGAAGGTTTTTTAGCCGGTTGCGAACGTTTTACCATATAA
- a CDS encoding GNAT family N-acetyltransferase encodes MLVRKATPEDLPVLLQFEQGIINAERPFDSTLLPDPISYYNLEKFITMPDVEVLVAEIDGEIAGSGYARIKKNDNTYYDFEEYAYLGFMYVKPEHRGKGVNQAVIEELKNWVAQQGLAEIRLEVYSENTDAIKAYQKAGFEKRMVEMRIRL; translated from the coding sequence ATGCTGGTTAGAAAAGCCACCCCCGAAGATTTACCCGTATTGCTTCAATTTGAACAAGGAATTATCAATGCCGAGCGCCCTTTCGACAGCACTTTACTGCCCGATCCGATAAGCTATTATAATCTTGAAAAATTTATCACCATGCCTGATGTAGAGGTTTTAGTGGCCGAAATTGATGGTGAGATTGCAGGCAGCGGTTATGCCCGGATTAAAAAGAATGATAACACATATTATGATTTTGAGGAATATGCCTACCTCGGTTTTATGTATGTAAAGCCGGAGCATAGGGGAAAAGGCGTGAACCAGGCAGTTATCGAAGAGCTTAAAAACTGGGTTGCACAACAAGGCCTCGCCGAGATAAGGCTCGAAGTGTACAGCGAAAACACCGATGCGATTAAAGCTTACCAAAAAGCTGGTTTTGAGAAGCGGATGGTTGAGATGCGGATTAGGTTGTAA
- a CDS encoding dipeptidase has translation MQHIKQYVEQNRQRLLDELFDLLRLASVSADPQYKPEVLKTADYVAAKLREAGADNVEICQTAGYPIVYGEKIIDPSKPTVLVYGHYDVQPPDPLELWHTPPFEPTVRDGKIYARGACDDKGQFYMHVKAFELMMQTDTLPCNIKFMIEGEEEVGSANLGIFVKANKEKLKADVVLISDTSMISMEHPSLETGLRGLSYLEVEVIGPNRDLHSGVYGGAVANPITILAQMIASLHDENNHITIPGFYNDVIPLTQDERDALNSAPYDEAEYKKDLDIAELWGEKGYSTFERTGTRPTLEVNGIWGGYIGEGAKTVLPSKANAKISMRLVPNQTSEAITKLFTDHFLSIAPPSVKVKVTPHHGGEPAVTPTDSVAYKAAQKAIAESFGKEPIPTRGGGSIPIVALFEAELGIKTVLMGFGLDSDALHSPNEKYDIYNYYKGIETIPLFHKYFAELS, from the coding sequence ATGCAGCACATAAAGCAATATGTTGAGCAAAACAGGCAGCGTTTATTAGACGAGTTATTCGATCTGTTGCGTTTAGCCTCGGTTAGCGCCGATCCGCAATACAAACCCGAAGTATTAAAAACTGCCGATTACGTGGCAGCAAAGCTCCGCGAAGCCGGAGCCGATAATGTTGAAATTTGCCAAACCGCCGGATACCCTATTGTATACGGCGAAAAGATCATCGACCCATCAAAACCTACCGTACTGGTTTATGGGCATTATGATGTTCAACCGCCAGATCCGCTGGAACTTTGGCACACCCCTCCTTTCGAGCCTACCGTGCGCGATGGTAAAATATATGCCCGCGGTGCCTGCGATGATAAAGGCCAGTTTTATATGCATGTAAAAGCCTTCGAGCTGATGATGCAAACCGATACCCTGCCCTGCAACATTAAATTTATGATTGAGGGCGAGGAAGAAGTAGGCTCGGCCAACCTGGGCATTTTTGTTAAAGCCAATAAAGAAAAACTAAAAGCCGATGTGGTGCTGATTTCCGATACATCGATGATCAGCATGGAACACCCTTCGCTCGAAACCGGCCTGCGCGGCCTCTCCTACCTCGAAGTTGAAGTTATCGGACCAAACCGCGATCTGCATTCTGGCGTTTACGGCGGCGCTGTTGCCAACCCTATCACCATACTGGCACAAATGATTGCCAGCCTGCACGATGAAAATAACCATATCACCATTCCCGGTTTTTACAACGATGTTATTCCGTTAACACAGGATGAACGGGATGCCCTGAACAGCGCTCCCTACGATGAGGCTGAGTATAAAAAAGATTTAGACATTGCCGAACTTTGGGGTGAAAAAGGATACAGTACCTTTGAGCGCACGGGCACCCGCCCTACCCTTGAGGTAAATGGTATTTGGGGCGGTTACATAGGCGAGGGTGCCAAAACCGTATTGCCATCAAAAGCCAACGCCAAAATTTCGATGCGTTTGGTACCTAACCAAACATCTGAGGCGATAACCAAACTATTTACCGATCACTTTTTGAGCATCGCGCCACCATCGGTAAAAGTAAAAGTAACCCCGCATCATGGCGGCGAACCGGCAGTTACACCAACCGATAGCGTAGCCTACAAAGCGGCACAAAAAGCCATTGCCGAATCATTCGGTAAGGAGCCTATTCCAACCCGCGGCGGCGGCAGTATCCCTATTGTGGCTTTGTTTGAGGCCGAACTTGGCATAAAAACCGTGCTGATGGGTTTTGGCCTGGATAGCGATGCCCTGCATTCGCCTAACGAAAAATATGATATCTATAATTATTATAAAGGCATTGAAACAATTCCGCTATTTCACAAATATTTCGCCGAATTATCATAA
- a CDS encoding tetratricopeptide repeat protein gives MKKVYSFILFLLLSLTAYADDIIDVVAKDTNEVNTLNTTAYANRLTNPEQTIEDATRALSISTRLNYTNGIAEAYRVIGIGKYYLDQPEKAMENYLNSLAYFTRGNNLRGEAKVYNNIGILFRDHDYERSLNYLKKSLEIAQKINDVKLMGSLYLNIGNTYTRKNNLFMALTYYDKSFPIFQKLQDSVNLIQCLQNRGVIYFKLKNYDKALDLLLQANAGAKARDLNESVASIDLTLAALYVAKVDYVNAEKIVQEGSAYTQLVKDPKLDYDYRYTTYELELKRKNYGRALTLLRGIYSQDSATYKTNASAQMNLVEAKRRQEEQVKENERIAEKQAYDRSKFWAVTVVAGLLLIVIGLLINNVKRKAKTNAQLTLLNGEVSRQKDNLDRINHHLEEIIDERTKDLQLKNKKLSEHSSYLSHQIRGPIATLRGLINLEKEGLVDQAECLDMMDKCVSEIDEKIIEMSDMLHNPPRV, from the coding sequence ATGAAAAAAGTTTACTCATTTATATTATTCCTTTTATTATCGCTAACAGCGTATGCGGATGATATAATTGATGTGGTGGCTAAAGATACCAACGAGGTTAATACCCTCAATACCACCGCTTACGCAAACAGGCTTACCAACCCCGAGCAAACCATTGAGGATGCTACCAGGGCCCTGTCAATTTCAACCCGTCTTAATTATACCAATGGCATAGCCGAGGCTTACCGGGTTATTGGTATTGGCAAATACTACCTCGATCAGCCTGAAAAGGCAATGGAAAATTATCTCAACTCGCTTGCTTATTTTACCCGTGGCAATAACCTGCGCGGCGAGGCAAAAGTTTATAATAATATCGGGATCCTGTTTCGCGATCATGATTACGAGCGCTCGCTTAATTACCTGAAAAAATCGTTGGAGATAGCGCAAAAAATAAATGATGTAAAGCTCATGGGGTCGTTGTACCTCAATATAGGTAACACGTACACCCGCAAAAATAATTTGTTCATGGCGCTTACGTACTATGACAAAAGTTTCCCGATATTTCAAAAACTGCAGGATTCGGTAAACCTCATCCAATGCCTTCAAAACAGGGGGGTAATTTATTTTAAGCTTAAAAATTATGATAAGGCACTGGATCTTTTGCTGCAAGCCAACGCCGGCGCCAAAGCCCGCGATTTGAACGAATCGGTGGCAAGTATCGATCTTACTCTTGCCGCATTATATGTTGCAAAGGTAGATTATGTGAATGCTGAAAAAATTGTACAGGAAGGATCGGCTTATACGCAACTGGTTAAAGACCCCAAACTTGATTACGACTATCGCTACACCACCTACGAGCTGGAGCTTAAACGTAAAAATTACGGCCGTGCTTTAACCTTGCTCCGCGGCATCTACAGCCAGGACAGCGCTACTTATAAAACCAATGCATCAGCGCAAATGAACCTTGTTGAGGCCAAACGCCGCCAGGAAGAGCAGGTAAAAGAGAATGAGCGTATTGCCGAGAAACAGGCTTACGACAGATCGAAATTTTGGGCCGTAACCGTAGTGGCAGGTTTGTTACTGATAGTGATAGGTTTGCTTATCAACAACGTAAAACGTAAAGCCAAAACAAATGCCCAGCTTACACTGCTTAACGGTGAAGTATCGCGGCAAAAGGATAACCTGGACAGGATTAATCATCACCTTGAAGAGATTATTGACGAGCGTACAAAGGATCTTCAATTAAAAAATAAAAAGCTTTCAGAGCATTCTTCGTACCTGTCGCACCAGATCAGGGGGCCTATTGCAACCTTGCGTGGCCTGATAAATCTTGAAAAAGAAGGCCTGGTTGACCAGGCCGAATGTTTGGATATGATGGATAAATGCGTATCCGAAATTGATGAGAAGATTATCGAAATGAGTGATATGCTACACAATCCGCCACGTGTTTAA
- a CDS encoding helix-turn-helix domain-containing protein, which translates to MSDIVKKRTNTSVGKNIRTLRHQHGWSQEDVANRLGISIPAFSKIETGVTDINLSRLEQIANIFGVNVVNLLALDVEQADLKPSSLSIAQKKLIDRESEIANLQRKVILLYEELRNKRSVAM; encoded by the coding sequence ATGAGTGATATTGTAAAAAAGAGAACTAACACATCAGTTGGTAAAAACATCCGTACCCTGCGTCATCAACATGGCTGGAGCCAGGAAGATGTGGCTAACCGCCTGGGCATTTCTATCCCTGCATTTTCAAAAATTGAAACCGGCGTTACCGACATTAACCTGTCGAGACTGGAGCAGATTGCCAACATTTTTGGTGTAAACGTGGTAAACCTGCTGGCCCTTGATGTGGAGCAGGCCGACCTGAAACCTTCGAGCCTGAGCATCGCGCAGAAAAAACTGATCGACCGCGAATCTGAAATTGCAAACCTACAGCGTAAAGTTATTTTACTTTATGAAGAATTGCGCAATAAAAGGAGCGTAGCGATGTAA
- a CDS encoding ATP-dependent helicase, whose amino-acid sequence MDYLQGLNPEQRAAVEQTEGPVMIIAGAGSGKTRVITYRVAHLIRKGVDSFNILVLTFTNKAAREMRERITHVVGTEAKNIWMGTFHSVFAKILRVEAEKIGYPSNFTIYDTDDSKSVLRAVLKEMNLDDKLYNVNFVLNRISASKNNLISWQEYNKNEQIQADDFSSGRGQMGKIYEMYATRCYRAGAMDFDDLLYKTNELLKLHPDVLNKYQHKFKYLMVDEYQDTNFSQYLIVKKLAAVNENLCVVGDDAQSIYAFRGANIQNILNFEKDYPDLKVFKLEQNYRSTQNIVNVANSIIRNNKEQLKKNVFSEKEAGDKIKVMRAFSDNEEGKIVAEAIMQDRSSKGLKWGAFAILYRTNAQSRSMEEALRKLGIPYKIYGGLSFYQRKEIKDLIAYFRLTFNPNDEEALKRVINYPKRGIGDTSVDKIIVAADQHGITPWEVIVEPGKYLEGKISGAVGTFATMIQSFQVLARTKSAYESALYIAQHSGLLKDLYEDKSVEGLNRYENIQELLNGIKEFSEREDIEEKGLDIFMQDVALLTNDDNDKNKDADTVSLMTIHSSKGLEFPQVYVVGLEENLFPSQMSLNSRSDLEEERRLFYVAVTRAESKLHISYATSRFKFGTLISCEPSRFLDEIDPKFLELDYTARPTTNSNASFDDDRKAWSRDKQPDTFSKPKPASQAPVKTTAMLAKAHVPSANFKPSDTSNLQVGMEVEHERFGFGKVISLEGNKPDIKATIFFKEIGQKQLLLKFAKLYIIQ is encoded by the coding sequence TTGGATTACTTACAGGGATTAAACCCCGAACAAAGGGCAGCGGTTGAACAAACTGAAGGGCCGGTAATGATTATTGCCGGTGCCGGATCGGGCAAAACACGTGTTATCACCTATCGCGTGGCGCACCTGATACGCAAGGGTGTTGATTCATTTAATATACTGGTACTTACCTTTACCAACAAAGCCGCCCGCGAAATGCGCGAGCGTATTACGCACGTAGTTGGCACCGAGGCAAAAAATATTTGGATGGGTACTTTCCACTCGGTATTTGCCAAAATTTTGCGTGTAGAGGCCGAAAAAATTGGCTATCCGAGCAACTTTACCATTTACGATACTGATGACAGCAAGAGCGTTTTAAGGGCCGTTTTAAAAGAAATGAACCTGGATGATAAGCTGTATAATGTAAACTTTGTACTGAACCGCATCTCGGCATCAAAAAACAACCTGATCTCGTGGCAGGAATATAATAAAAACGAGCAGATCCAGGCCGACGATTTTTCGAGCGGCCGTGGGCAGATGGGTAAAATTTACGAGATGTATGCCACCCGCTGCTACCGCGCCGGTGCCATGGATTTTGACGATTTGCTGTACAAAACCAATGAACTGCTTAAGCTGCACCCCGATGTGCTGAACAAATACCAGCACAAGTTTAAATACCTGATGGTGGATGAGTATCAGGATACCAACTTTTCGCAGTACCTGATAGTAAAAAAGCTGGCCGCCGTTAACGAAAACCTTTGCGTTGTGGGCGATGATGCGCAAAGTATCTACGCCTTCCGCGGTGCCAACATTCAAAACATCCTCAATTTTGAGAAGGATTATCCCGATTTGAAGGTGTTTAAATTGGAGCAAAACTACCGCTCAACCCAAAACATTGTAAATGTTGCCAACAGCATCATCCGCAATAATAAAGAGCAGCTTAAAAAGAATGTATTTTCGGAGAAAGAGGCCGGCGATAAAATAAAAGTGATGCGTGCCTTCAGCGATAACGAAGAAGGCAAAATAGTGGCCGAAGCCATTATGCAGGATCGCAGCTCAAAAGGGCTTAAATGGGGTGCTTTTGCCATCCTGTACCGCACCAATGCCCAATCCCGTTCGATGGAGGAAGCTTTGCGCAAGCTGGGCATCCCTTACAAAATATATGGCGGACTGTCATTCTATCAACGTAAAGAAATTAAAGACCTGATAGCCTATTTCAGGCTCACCTTTAACCCGAATGATGAGGAAGCGCTTAAACGCGTTATCAATTACCCTAAGCGCGGCATAGGCGATACCTCGGTTGATAAGATCATTGTAGCGGCCGATCAGCACGGTATCACACCCTGGGAGGTGATTGTAGAGCCGGGCAAATATCTTGAGGGCAAAATATCGGGCGCGGTAGGCACATTTGCCACCATGATCCAAAGTTTCCAGGTGCTGGCCCGTACCAAATCGGCTTACGAATCGGCCCTTTATATTGCCCAGCATTCGGGTTTATTAAAAGATCTTTACGAAGATAAATCAGTTGAAGGACTTAACCGTTACGAAAATATCCAGGAACTTTTAAACGGTATTAAAGAGTTTTCGGAACGTGAGGATATTGAGGAAAAAGGCCTCGATATTTTCATGCAGGATGTTGCTCTTTTAACCAACGACGATAACGATAAAAACAAGGATGCCGACACGGTATCGCTCATGACCATCCACTCATCCAAAGGCCTCGAGTTTCCGCAGGTATACGTGGTGGGTCTGGAAGAGAACCTGTTCCCCTCGCAAATGTCGCTCAACTCACGCAGCGACCTGGAAGAAGAGCGCCGCCTGTTTTATGTAGCTGTTACCCGTGCCGAAAGCAAGCTACACATCAGTTATGCAACATCGCGCTTTAAATTTGGTACGCTGATAAGCTGCGAACCGAGCCGGTTTTTAGATGAGATAGACCCTAAGTTTTTAGAGCTTGACTATACCGCGCGCCCAACCACAAACAGCAACGCCAGTTTTGACGATGACCGCAAAGCCTGGAGCCGTGATAAACAACCTGATACTTTCAGCAAACCTAAACCCGCCAGCCAGGCCCCTGTAAAAACCACGGCTATGCTGGCTAAAGCCCACGTGCCTTCGGCCAATTTTAAGCCATCGGATACCTCAAACCTGCAGGTAGGTATGGAGGTTGAGCACGAGCGTTTCGGCTTCGGCAAGGTGATCTCGTTAGAGGGTAATAAGCCGGATATTAAAGCCACTATATTTTTTAAAGAGATTGGCCAGAAACAACTATTATTAAAGTTTGCCAAGCTTTATATCATTCAATAA